A genome region from Solirubrobacter pauli includes the following:
- a CDS encoding SGNH hydrolase domain-containing protein produces MRGALATAVAITLMVLAAPAGAAPSKCAGAAARDAEQRCAATTKSVSPTPDEAVLTPNVACTRTAVAGPAEACAYGAKDPVATVALLGDSHAAHWRAGLEAVAKAKRWRVLEFARPHCPFSFATPAPSQAGADECVAYNQSVLHFLGSHPSVSTVFISNNARLEMAEKGRAYRVQGDTEALAWIPASVQRIFVLRDTPTALVATPDCIRGAIRRKADAGARCAVPRPRALVTDPTVLAAARAPRARVIDLTPFFCSSKACFPVVGGVLVHKDQDHLTQDFSASLGPYITRAVDRAG; encoded by the coding sequence GTGAGAGGCGCGCTCGCGACCGCAGTCGCGATCACGCTGATGGTGCTGGCCGCGCCCGCCGGCGCGGCGCCGTCGAAGTGCGCCGGGGCAGCCGCCCGGGATGCCGAGCAGCGCTGCGCGGCCACGACGAAGTCGGTCTCGCCGACGCCCGACGAGGCGGTGCTGACGCCCAACGTCGCCTGCACGCGCACCGCGGTCGCCGGGCCGGCCGAGGCGTGCGCCTACGGCGCCAAGGACCCCGTCGCGACCGTCGCCCTGCTCGGCGACTCGCACGCCGCGCACTGGCGCGCCGGGCTGGAGGCGGTGGCCAAGGCCAAGCGCTGGCGCGTGCTCGAGTTCGCCCGCCCGCACTGCCCGTTCTCGTTCGCCACGCCGGCCCCGTCCCAGGCGGGCGCGGACGAGTGCGTGGCCTACAACCAGAGCGTCCTGCACTTCCTGGGCAGCCACCCGTCCGTCTCGACGGTCTTCATCTCCAACAACGCGCGGCTGGAGATGGCCGAGAAGGGCCGCGCCTACCGCGTGCAGGGCGACACCGAGGCGCTCGCCTGGATCCCCGCGTCCGTCCAGCGGATCTTCGTCCTGCGCGACACGCCGACCGCCCTGGTCGCCACCCCGGACTGCATCCGCGGCGCGATCCGCCGCAAGGCCGACGCCGGCGCCCGCTGCGCGGTGCCGCGCCCGCGCGCCCTCGTCACCGACCCGACCGTGCTCGCCGCCGCCCGTGCACCACGCGCGCGGGTGATCGACCTGACGCCGTTCTTCTGCTCGTCCAAGGCCTGCTTCCCGGTCGTGGGCGGCGTGCTGGTCCACAAGGACCAGGACCACCTGACGCAGGACTTCTCCGCGTCGCTCGGGCCGTACATCACCCGCGCGGTCGACCGCGCGGGCTAA
- a CDS encoding GDSL-type esterase/lipase family protein has product MPDDSLMNRFDRNGLTRFRARDGVIALLVCAALLVVFKGDGLRSQGERMDPGWDRDVVLFFGNPAGDVADALPFADAVDDALAFLSPDEALESGGGFENVAAQAGGELPPVTKDAFEPAAIGAAPPRKERLRTLLVTGDSMAQPLDAKLATALSGRGVKVERDVRLGTGISKSFLLDWGELSTQQVKRRRPDAVVVFIGANEGFPIENGAGKEVECCSADWAALYANRARRMADTYRQAGNARVYWITIPTARDADRAKINRVVNAAVKVAAQPWASQVRVLDTVPMFAPRGYEDAISIDGQERIVRAADGIHLNDEGAGLLAQTVLARLGQDFTY; this is encoded by the coding sequence ATGCCCGACGACTCCCTGATGAACCGCTTCGACCGCAACGGGCTGACCCGGTTCCGGGCGCGCGACGGCGTCATCGCCCTGCTCGTCTGCGCGGCTCTGCTGGTGGTCTTCAAGGGAGACGGACTGCGCTCGCAGGGTGAGCGGATGGACCCGGGCTGGGATCGCGACGTCGTGCTCTTCTTCGGCAACCCGGCGGGGGACGTCGCCGACGCGCTGCCGTTCGCGGACGCCGTCGACGACGCGCTCGCGTTCCTCTCGCCCGACGAGGCGCTCGAGAGCGGCGGCGGGTTCGAGAACGTCGCCGCGCAGGCCGGCGGCGAGCTGCCACCGGTGACCAAGGACGCGTTCGAGCCGGCGGCGATCGGGGCCGCGCCGCCGCGCAAGGAGCGCCTGCGGACGCTGCTCGTGACCGGCGACTCGATGGCGCAGCCGCTGGACGCCAAGCTGGCGACCGCGCTGTCCGGCCGCGGCGTCAAGGTCGAGCGCGACGTGCGCCTGGGCACCGGCATCTCGAAGTCGTTCCTGCTGGACTGGGGCGAGCTCTCCACCCAGCAGGTCAAGCGCCGCAGGCCGGACGCGGTCGTCGTCTTCATCGGGGCCAACGAGGGCTTCCCGATCGAGAACGGCGCGGGCAAGGAGGTCGAGTGCTGCTCGGCCGACTGGGCCGCGCTGTACGCCAACCGCGCGCGCCGGATGGCCGACACCTACCGCCAGGCGGGGAACGCCCGCGTGTACTGGATCACGATCCCGACGGCGCGCGACGCCGACCGCGCGAAGATCAACCGCGTCGTCAACGCGGCCGTGAAGGTCGCGGCGCAGCCGTGGGCGAGCCAGGTGCGCGTGCTCGACACGGTTCCGATGTTCGCCCCGCGCGGATATGAGGACGCGATCTCGATCGATGGACAGGAGCGCATCGTTCGCGCTGCTGATGGGATCCATCTCAACGACGAGGGTGCCGGTCTGCTCGCGCAGACCGTCCTGGCGCGCCTCGGGCAGGATTTCACCTACTGA
- a CDS encoding MBOAT family O-acyltransferase, whose amino-acid sequence MLFPTVQFALFFPVVLVISWALMKHQALWKPFIVVASYVFYGYADWRFCLLLGAITLGNQGAAKLIARTEGERARSWILGVAVALDLLVLGVFKYYAFFVESWDRALGPFSLPLPLLTIALPVGVSFFTFQAISYVVDVKRRLVEPASTIDVAIYLSFFPHLVAGPIVRAREFLPQLQQPPDPRKVAVGSGLALIALGLVKKLAIADTLAREVVDPVFAVPDAYSAPDLWLAAYSYTAQIYCDFSGYTDMAIGLALLMGYVFPQNFRSPYRATGFSDFWRRWHMTLSRFLRDFLYIPLGGNRKGKFKTYRNLMLTMVLGGLWHGAAWPFVLWGLFHGTCLCIEHAWRGRVRIPGWVRWAVTFHLVVLGWILFRSPNLDIFGDFVSRMVEPGPATLFTVPVALMVVAVIGLQLVPERTVERVQVRIERTSPVLLGAGLAVVIALVAATVSSQGVAPFIYFRF is encoded by the coding sequence GTGCTGTTCCCGACCGTCCAGTTCGCGCTGTTCTTCCCGGTCGTCCTCGTCATCTCGTGGGCGCTGATGAAGCACCAGGCGCTGTGGAAGCCGTTCATCGTGGTCGCGAGCTACGTGTTCTACGGCTACGCGGACTGGCGGTTCTGCCTGCTGCTGGGCGCGATCACGCTCGGCAACCAGGGGGCGGCGAAGCTGATCGCCCGCACCGAGGGCGAGCGGGCGCGGTCGTGGATCCTCGGCGTCGCGGTGGCGCTCGACCTGCTCGTGCTGGGCGTGTTCAAGTACTACGCGTTCTTCGTCGAGAGCTGGGACCGCGCGCTCGGCCCGTTCTCGCTGCCGCTGCCGCTGCTGACGATCGCGCTGCCGGTCGGCGTCTCGTTCTTCACGTTCCAGGCGATCTCGTACGTGGTCGACGTCAAGCGCCGGCTCGTCGAGCCCGCGTCGACGATCGACGTCGCGATCTACCTGAGCTTCTTCCCGCACCTGGTGGCCGGGCCGATCGTGCGGGCGCGCGAGTTCCTCCCGCAGCTCCAGCAGCCGCCGGACCCGCGCAAGGTCGCCGTCGGCTCCGGCCTCGCCCTCATCGCGCTCGGCCTGGTCAAGAAGCTGGCGATCGCCGACACGCTCGCGCGGGAGGTGGTGGACCCGGTGTTCGCGGTGCCGGACGCGTACAGCGCGCCGGACCTGTGGCTCGCCGCCTACTCGTACACGGCCCAGATCTACTGCGACTTCTCCGGCTACACGGACATGGCGATCGGGCTCGCGCTGCTGATGGGCTACGTCTTCCCGCAGAACTTCCGCTCGCCGTATCGCGCGACCGGCTTCAGCGACTTCTGGCGCCGCTGGCACATGACGCTCAGCCGCTTCCTGCGCGACTTCCTCTACATCCCGCTCGGCGGCAACCGCAAGGGCAAGTTCAAGACGTACCGGAACCTGATGCTGACGATGGTGCTCGGCGGGCTCTGGCACGGGGCGGCGTGGCCGTTCGTGCTCTGGGGGCTCTTCCACGGCACCTGCCTGTGCATCGAGCACGCGTGGCGCGGGCGGGTGAGGATCCCCGGCTGGGTGCGCTGGGCGGTCACCTTCCACCTCGTCGTGCTCGGCTGGATCCTGTTCCGCTCGCCGAACCTGGACATCTTCGGCGACTTCGTGTCGCGCATGGTCGAGCCCGGGCCTGCCACCCTGTTCACGGTGCCGGTCGCGCTCATGGTCGTCGCCGTGATCGGGTTGCAGCTCGTGCCCGAGCGGACGGTGGAGCGGGTGCAGGTGCGCATCGAGCGCACGAGCCCGGTGTTGTTGGGCGCGGGGCTCGCGGTGGTCATCGCGCTGGTCGCGGCGACCGTGTCCAGCCAGGGCGTGGCCCCCTTCATCTACTTCCGATTCTGA
- a CDS encoding methyltransferase domain-containing protein: MSDTIYDEVRYSNFPYAQTHPDRLATVAVLHGIEPPDPFTARVLEIGCGAGGNMLAMAAATPGLTAVGVDLAATPIAEAQQAVQEIGLTNAEFHQADVRDLTNGRLGQFDYVIAHGVYGWIPEEADDALLATIKASLTPDGIAYVSFNAQPGGYFRRMLRDAGLWHARKEDGALAQAAKAQELYKFLAEHRVTEADTYGALLSREIPVLADAPSYRLVHDDLGEFWTPRWFGQFAEHAAGHGLGYVGEADLFSLRTEMLPEGVEPLAWDLVDGDRVAFENLSDVLTARHFRQSVICHAGRDVAPEAAPDRTRRLHWAVRPNAEPLEVGLTADAFRVLDARRPRAVSFDALREELDADPVALGEALLEGFRRERLMPHAGPLRAAETPGERPRASRLARWQAGRGADMVSLAYMRVRMEEPAARVLITLLDGTRDREAIQADLKSAVGFEIGLEDLERNLVELARLFLLEP; encoded by the coding sequence ATGTCCGACACCATCTACGACGAGGTACGTTACTCCAACTTCCCGTATGCGCAGACCCACCCCGATCGCCTGGCGACGGTGGCGGTGCTGCACGGGATCGAGCCGCCTGACCCGTTCACCGCGCGGGTGCTGGAGATCGGCTGTGGAGCAGGGGGGAACATGCTCGCCATGGCCGCCGCCACCCCCGGGTTGACGGCGGTGGGTGTGGACCTGGCCGCGACCCCGATCGCGGAGGCGCAACAGGCCGTGCAGGAGATCGGCCTGACCAACGCCGAGTTCCACCAGGCGGACGTCCGCGACCTGACGAACGGCCGGCTCGGTCAGTTCGACTACGTGATCGCCCACGGCGTCTACGGGTGGATCCCGGAGGAGGCCGACGACGCGCTGCTGGCGACGATCAAGGCCTCGCTCACGCCCGACGGGATCGCCTACGTCTCCTTCAACGCGCAGCCCGGCGGCTACTTCCGGCGCATGCTGCGCGACGCCGGCCTCTGGCACGCCCGCAAAGAAGATGGAGCGCTCGCGCAGGCCGCCAAGGCGCAGGAGCTCTACAAGTTCCTCGCCGAGCACCGCGTGACCGAGGCCGACACCTACGGCGCGCTGCTCTCGCGTGAGATCCCCGTGCTCGCGGACGCGCCGAGCTACCGGCTCGTGCACGACGACCTGGGGGAGTTCTGGACGCCGCGCTGGTTCGGCCAGTTCGCCGAGCACGCCGCCGGCCACGGGCTCGGCTACGTCGGCGAGGCGGACCTGTTCAGCCTGCGCACGGAGATGCTGCCCGAGGGCGTCGAGCCGCTCGCCTGGGACCTGGTGGACGGCGACCGCGTGGCCTTCGAGAACCTCAGCGACGTCCTCACCGCACGCCACTTCCGCCAGAGCGTGATCTGCCACGCCGGGCGCGACGTCGCGCCCGAGGCCGCGCCCGACCGCACCCGGCGCCTGCACTGGGCGGTGCGCCCGAACGCCGAGCCGCTCGAGGTCGGCCTCACCGCGGACGCGTTCCGCGTGCTCGACGCCCGGCGCCCGCGCGCGGTCAGCTTCGACGCCCTGCGCGAGGAGCTCGACGCCGACCCGGTCGCGCTCGGCGAGGCGCTGCTCGAAGGCTTCCGGCGCGAGCGCCTGATGCCGCACGCCGGTCCGCTGCGCGCGGCCGAGACCCCCGGCGAGCGTCCGCGCGCCTCACGGCTCGCCCGCTGGCAGGCGGGCCGCGGCGCCGACATGGTCTCGCTCGCCTACATGCGCGTGCGCATGGAGGAGCCGGCGGCGCGCGTGCTGATCACGCTGCTCGACGGCACGCGTGACCGGGAGGCGATCCAGGCCGACCTGAAGTCCGCGGTGGGCTTCGAGATCGGCCTCGAGGACCTCGAGCGCAACCTGGTCGAGCTGGCGCGGCTGTTCCTGCTCGAGCCCTGA
- a CDS encoding Pvc16 family protein, producing MLTINVPLNTMLADLDETLRDLLKDELERHGFEGVDIEFDAPSRDWSGQLSKPTVNLFLYDLREAENLRASEWTPTQNSSNGRRVEIRPPMVMECSYAVTAWTQAVEDEHRLLSQVLAILFAFPQLPEERLNGRLTGGSQPWPIKGRIGQGKGEKSDFWSAVGGQYKVSLDYVVRLAVESGARRERGPEVRTQTIRTSLTDAPRTVLEMHRSTGRVKDEQGNPVSDVWVTLPDLGAWASSTPQGTFRFDRLPPGLHRVLARAADGREADALLQVPGPGADLVIS from the coding sequence GTGCTGACGATCAACGTGCCGCTCAACACGATGCTGGCGGACCTGGACGAGACGCTCCGGGACCTCCTGAAGGATGAGCTCGAGCGGCACGGCTTCGAAGGCGTCGACATCGAGTTCGACGCCCCGTCGCGCGACTGGTCCGGGCAGCTCTCCAAGCCGACCGTGAACCTGTTCCTCTACGACCTGCGCGAAGCCGAGAACCTGCGCGCCAGCGAGTGGACGCCGACCCAGAACTCCAGCAACGGCCGCCGGGTGGAGATCCGCCCGCCGATGGTCATGGAGTGCTCGTACGCCGTGACGGCGTGGACGCAGGCGGTCGAGGATGAGCACCGCCTCCTGAGCCAGGTGCTGGCGATCCTGTTCGCGTTCCCGCAGCTCCCCGAGGAGCGGCTGAACGGGCGCCTCACCGGCGGCTCGCAACCGTGGCCGATCAAGGGGCGCATCGGGCAGGGCAAGGGCGAGAAGTCGGACTTCTGGAGCGCGGTCGGCGGGCAGTACAAGGTCTCGCTCGACTACGTGGTCCGGCTGGCGGTCGAGTCGGGCGCGCGCCGCGAGCGTGGACCTGAGGTCCGCACGCAGACCATCCGCACGTCGCTCACCGACGCGCCGCGCACCGTGCTCGAGATGCATCGCTCGACGGGTCGCGTGAAGGACGAGCAGGGCAACCCGGTGTCGGACGTGTGGGTCACGCTCCCCGACCTCGGCGCCTGGGCATCCAGCACACCGCAAGGCACCTTCCGCTTCGACCGCCTGCCCCCCGGTCTGCACCGGGTCCTGGCCCGCGCCGCCGACGGCCGCGAGGCCGACGCGCTGCTGCAAGTGCCCGGCCCGGGCGCCGACTTGGTCATCTCATAG
- a CDS encoding phage tail sheath family protein, protein MPTYLTPGVYVEEVPSANKPIEGVSTSVAAFVGLAPGGPVNTPMRISNWTQFAKIYGDPNEPDNGPFMEGAYLAHSVYGFFQNGGTTCWIVRVGDDGASNGRAAAARAALPAATDASVEAFAAVALNPGKDDVTVEITEEPSAGEGADKTYTVKVAQGSENEEFTGLSTKKGRTNLATKVNAQSKLIKIEETGAALPEAQRVPATGLFKLSSPSIDPGKVEGSHFAGDVARRKGLGGLAAVDEITMVVAPDIVKLLGDDGDDSSFRDLQGKLIAHAEGSGDRMAILDTPPDLLPQEVLEWRLNTAGYDSKFAALYYPWIEVQDPLTNKPMMVPPSGHVAGLWCRTDASRGVHKAPANEVVLGANGLGFQVTHAEQGGLNKVGINCIRAFPGRGIRVWGARTMSSDPEWRYINVRRLFNFVSESIMEGTQWSVFEPNDEKLWIQLRIAAENFLTRVWNDGALFGSTPGQAFYVKCDSETNPPEVIEAGQVICEIGIAPVKPAEFVVFRLSQFSGGEGSSIS, encoded by the coding sequence ATGCCCACGTACCTGACTCCCGGCGTTTACGTCGAGGAAGTCCCGTCCGCGAACAAGCCGATCGAGGGCGTGAGCACGTCCGTCGCCGCGTTCGTCGGGCTGGCCCCGGGCGGCCCTGTGAACACGCCGATGCGGATCTCGAACTGGACTCAGTTCGCGAAGATCTACGGCGACCCGAACGAGCCGGACAACGGCCCGTTCATGGAGGGCGCCTACCTGGCGCACAGCGTCTACGGCTTCTTCCAGAACGGCGGCACGACCTGCTGGATCGTGCGCGTGGGTGACGACGGCGCCTCCAACGGCCGCGCCGCCGCGGCGCGCGCCGCGCTGCCGGCCGCGACCGACGCGTCCGTCGAGGCGTTCGCCGCGGTCGCGCTGAACCCGGGCAAGGACGACGTCACGGTGGAGATCACCGAGGAGCCGTCCGCCGGTGAAGGCGCCGACAAGACCTACACGGTCAAGGTCGCGCAGGGCTCCGAGAACGAGGAGTTCACGGGCCTGTCGACCAAGAAGGGCCGCACGAACCTGGCCACCAAGGTCAACGCGCAGTCCAAGCTGATCAAGATCGAGGAGACGGGCGCGGCCCTTCCCGAGGCGCAGCGCGTCCCGGCGACCGGCCTCTTCAAGCTCTCCTCGCCGTCGATCGACCCGGGCAAGGTCGAGGGCAGCCACTTCGCCGGCGACGTCGCTCGCCGCAAGGGCCTCGGTGGCCTCGCCGCCGTCGACGAGATCACGATGGTCGTCGCGCCGGACATCGTCAAGCTGCTCGGCGACGACGGCGACGACTCCTCGTTCCGCGACCTCCAGGGCAAGCTGATCGCCCACGCCGAGGGCTCGGGCGACCGCATGGCGATCCTCGACACGCCGCCGGACCTGCTCCCGCAGGAGGTGCTCGAGTGGCGCCTGAACACCGCGGGCTACGACTCGAAGTTCGCGGCGCTCTACTACCCCTGGATCGAGGTCCAGGACCCGCTCACCAACAAGCCGATGATGGTTCCGCCGTCCGGCCATGTGGCCGGCCTGTGGTGCCGCACGGACGCCTCGCGTGGCGTGCACAAGGCGCCCGCGAACGAGGTCGTCCTCGGCGCGAACGGCCTCGGCTTCCAGGTCACGCACGCCGAGCAGGGCGGCCTGAACAAGGTCGGCATCAACTGCATCCGCGCGTTCCCGGGCCGCGGCATCCGCGTGTGGGGTGCCCGCACGATGTCGAGCGATCCCGAGTGGCGCTACATCAACGTCCGCCGGCTCTTCAACTTCGTGAGCGAGTCGATCATGGAGGGCACGCAGTGGAGCGTGTTCGAGCCCAACGATGAGAAGCTGTGGATCCAGCTGCGCATCGCGGCGGAGAACTTCCTCACGCGTGTGTGGAACGACGGCGCCCTGTTCGGCTCCACGCCGGGCCAGGCGTTCTACGTCAAGTGCGACTCAGAGACCAACCCGCCCGAGGTCATCGAGGCCGGGCAGGTCATCTGTGAGATCGGCATCGCGCCGGTCAAGCCCGCCGAGTTCGTGGTCTTCCGCCTGTCGCAGTTCAGCGGCGGCGAAGGCTCGTCCATCAGCTAG
- a CDS encoding phage tail protein, whose protein sequence is MPANDKEAHVPIWFTLSIGGAEAAGFFKEATGFDSESEVTEIKRSLPNGRTDVIKAMGNTKWGDIELKRGVDQDKTLWNWRKLIVDGKLKEARKDCTITMMDYELNPVVTYSIINAWPKKYTGVGLKADSNEVAVEGITLCHEGFEIK, encoded by the coding sequence ATGCCGGCCAATGACAAGGAAGCCCACGTCCCGATCTGGTTCACGCTGTCCATCGGCGGTGCCGAGGCGGCGGGCTTTTTCAAGGAGGCCACGGGCTTCGACTCGGAGTCCGAGGTGACCGAGATCAAGCGGTCGCTGCCCAACGGGCGCACCGACGTGATCAAGGCGATGGGCAACACCAAGTGGGGCGACATCGAGCTCAAGCGCGGCGTCGATCAGGACAAGACGCTGTGGAACTGGCGCAAGCTGATCGTCGACGGCAAGCTCAAGGAAGCCCGCAAGGACTGCACCATCACGATGATGGACTACGAGCTCAACCCCGTGGTCACGTACTCCATCATCAACGCGTGGCCCAAGAAGTACACGGGCGTGGGCCTCAAGGCGGACTCCAACGAGGTCGCCGTCGAGGGCATCACGCTCTGCCACGAGGGCTTCGAGATCAAGTAG
- a CDS encoding phage tail protein produces MPPASAATDTNPPIQHAKSFSVNIPTLTLEVGLFTQVTGLSAQVDVMEYPEGGVNTFVHRLPSRIKQGNVTLKRGVTSEKALIQWFQATVVKAQPADLSIAVLDEVGNTVQTWSFRNAYPVKWTGSDLNAGGNEFLTQSLEIAHSGMKVM; encoded by the coding sequence ATGCCACCTGCCAGCGCCGCCACCGACACGAACCCACCGATCCAGCACGCGAAGTCCTTCAGCGTGAACATCCCGACGCTCACGCTCGAGGTCGGGCTGTTCACGCAAGTCACCGGGCTGTCGGCGCAGGTGGACGTGATGGAGTACCCGGAGGGCGGCGTCAACACGTTCGTGCACCGGCTGCCGTCGCGGATCAAGCAGGGCAACGTGACCCTCAAGCGCGGCGTGACGTCCGAGAAGGCGCTGATCCAGTGGTTCCAGGCGACGGTCGTCAAGGCCCAGCCCGCGGACCTGTCGATCGCCGTCCTGGACGAAGTCGGCAACACGGTCCAGACGTGGTCGTTCCGCAACGCCTACCCGGTGAAGTGGACGGGCTCGGACCTGAACGCCGGCGGCAACGAGTTCTTGACCCAGTCCCTCGAGATCGCCCACTCCGGCATGAAGGTGATGTGA
- a CDS encoding LysM peptidoglycan-binding domain-containing protein: protein MPFGNAALPENFVRAYLEIEGGAKLDCYFNPTEYSIAKTNTWEAEKVNGKSSPNQKFTSGNPRKMELSLLFDQTFPPFKMSVGEATALLLDAMEVPGGQTAGAPTAAPPFITFGWGKLKFKGACTSLTCTYKLFSPEGEALRADVKLSLTQTGQPPKGQNPTTRAQAGFGVHRVKDGDTLPSISYASYGDATKWRLIAEANGVDNPLHLRRGSSLSLPTLET from the coding sequence ATGCCGTTCGGGAACGCAGCCCTGCCCGAGAACTTCGTCCGCGCGTACCTCGAGATCGAGGGCGGCGCGAAGCTCGACTGCTACTTCAACCCGACCGAGTACTCGATCGCGAAGACGAACACCTGGGAAGCCGAGAAGGTCAACGGCAAGTCCTCGCCCAACCAGAAGTTCACCTCCGGCAATCCGCGCAAGATGGAGCTGAGCCTCCTCTTCGACCAGACGTTCCCGCCGTTCAAGATGAGCGTCGGCGAGGCGACCGCGCTGCTGCTGGACGCGATGGAGGTGCCGGGCGGCCAGACCGCCGGCGCGCCGACCGCCGCGCCGCCGTTCATCACCTTCGGCTGGGGCAAGCTCAAGTTCAAGGGCGCCTGCACGAGCCTCACCTGCACGTACAAGCTCTTCTCCCCCGAGGGCGAGGCGCTCCGCGCCGACGTGAAGCTCAGCCTCACGCAGACCGGCCAGCCGCCCAAGGGCCAGAACCCGACGACGCGCGCGCAGGCCGGCTTCGGCGTGCACCGCGTCAAGGACGGCGACACGCTCCCGTCGATCTCGTACGCCTCCTACGGCGACGCGACGAAGTGGCGGCTGATCGCCGAGGCCAACGGCGTCGACAACCCGCTGCACCTGCGCCGCGGAAGCTCGCTGTCGCTGCCGACGCTGGAGACGTAG
- a CDS encoding VgrG-related protein: MAAVNGTTAKEHVASMQVLVNGAELDPTYRALLTEVKVVDSLTLPDMALIRITDQKGENIDSNPLQLGAKIEIKAGQMADRATASIFKGQIAAVEPEFTPQGVVLSARAYDEAHKLNREKKTRTFQQMSASNMAQKVASEAGLPVGEIKSTSVVHEFFQQSNETDWAFLWRLAMMHDYEVVVADSKFNFRPANVSKGSATEVRWGDTLQTFRPRMSGIQQVNEVEVRAWDPKNKQAVVGTASSPETTSKPGVARSAVAGDLGGGKTVVTDRPAANTAEANEIAKATLQRMADAYFEADGVARGNPAIKAGSKLKIAGVGQKFGGEFTVSSSTHSYHGHRGYQTSFQISGRSARTLTELIRPPADRDWSSSGIVVGVVTNNNDPEQRGRVRVKFPSLSDKEESAWAPVATAASGNARGLLMLPQPNEEVVIGFEHGDSRRPIVLGSTFNGRDKPGPDLLQNRDGSFAVLSDEKIHQHSKKDFEIKSDQNMVVEIKQDEKTKVTGNSTHETTGNNKQKAQTFVVEAGSSMTVKGVSVTVEASAALTLKGATVDIQSSSALTLKGAIINIG, encoded by the coding sequence ATGGCCGCCGTCAACGGGACCACCGCCAAAGAGCATGTCGCCTCGATGCAGGTGCTGGTCAACGGCGCCGAGCTCGACCCGACCTACCGCGCGCTGCTGACCGAGGTCAAGGTCGTCGACAGCCTCACCCTGCCTGACATGGCGCTGATCCGGATCACGGACCAGAAGGGCGAGAACATCGACTCCAACCCGCTGCAGCTCGGCGCGAAGATCGAGATCAAGGCCGGCCAGATGGCCGACCGCGCGACCGCGTCGATCTTCAAGGGCCAGATCGCGGCCGTGGAGCCCGAGTTCACGCCGCAGGGCGTCGTGCTCTCCGCGCGCGCCTACGACGAGGCGCACAAGCTCAACCGCGAGAAGAAGACGCGCACGTTCCAGCAGATGTCCGCGTCGAACATGGCCCAGAAGGTCGCGTCCGAAGCCGGGCTCCCGGTCGGCGAGATCAAGTCCACGAGCGTCGTCCACGAGTTCTTCCAGCAGTCCAACGAGACCGACTGGGCCTTCCTGTGGCGGCTGGCGATGATGCACGACTACGAGGTCGTGGTCGCCGACAGCAAGTTCAACTTCCGCCCGGCCAACGTCTCCAAGGGCTCGGCCACCGAGGTGCGCTGGGGCGACACGCTGCAGACGTTCCGCCCGCGGATGAGCGGCATCCAGCAGGTCAACGAGGTCGAGGTCCGCGCCTGGGACCCGAAGAACAAGCAGGCCGTCGTCGGCACCGCCAGCAGCCCGGAGACCACGTCCAAGCCCGGCGTCGCGCGTTCCGCGGTCGCGGGTGACCTGGGCGGCGGCAAGACGGTCGTGACCGACCGGCCCGCCGCCAACACGGCCGAGGCGAACGAGATCGCCAAGGCGACGCTGCAGCGGATGGCCGACGCGTACTTCGAGGCCGACGGCGTCGCCCGCGGCAACCCGGCGATCAAGGCCGGCTCCAAGCTCAAGATCGCGGGCGTCGGCCAGAAGTTCGGCGGCGAGTTCACCGTCTCCTCGAGCACGCACTCCTACCACGGCCATCGCGGCTACCAGACGAGCTTCCAGATCTCCGGCCGCAGCGCGCGCACCCTCACCGAGCTGATCCGCCCGCCGGCCGACCGCGACTGGAGCAGCTCCGGGATCGTGGTCGGCGTGGTGACCAACAACAACGACCCCGAGCAGCGCGGCCGCGTGCGCGTGAAGTTCCCGAGCCTCTCCGACAAGGAGGAGTCGGCCTGGGCGCCCGTCGCCACCGCGGCCTCCGGCAACGCGCGCGGTCTGCTGATGCTCCCGCAGCCCAACGAGGAGGTCGTGATCGGGTTCGAGCACGGCGACAGCCGCCGCCCGATCGTTCTCGGCTCGACCTTCAACGGCCGCGACAAGCCGGGCCCCGACCTGCTGCAGAACCGCGACGGCTCGTTCGCGGTGCTCTCCGACGAGAAGATCCACCAGCACTCGAAGAAGGACTTCGAGATCAAGTCGGATCAGAACATGGTCGTCGAGATCAAGCAGGACGAGAAGACGAAGGTCACCGGCAACTCGACGCACGAGACCACCGGCAACAACAAGCAGAAGGCGCAGACGTTCGTCGTCGAGGCCGGCTCGTCGATGACCGTCAAGGGCGTCTCGGTGACGGTCGAGGCGTCCGCCGCGCTCACCCTGAAGGGTGCGACCGTCGACATCCAGAGCTCGTCCGCGCTCACGCTCAAGGGCGCGATCATCAACATCGGTTAG